A single Bifidobacterium asteroides DNA region contains:
- the mraY gene encoding phospho-N-acetylmuramoyl-pentapeptide-transferase, which produces MIALIIGILVALVVTLAGTPLLIRLVHRLHYGQYIRQDGPKSHLVKRGTPTMGGLIINLAILLGWAASALYRYLSRGESVSLSAMLVLFAMLSMGFLGFIDDFAKVRKKQNLGLSVRAKFIGQFILATIYAVLALKLPTKNGYPSAQAGISFVEQPIIDFRMAGSVLSVVLFIIWVNLLMTAWSNAVNLTDGLDGLASGSSMIAFVGYTVIAFWESYHLKGGSHPGHAYAVSDPLDLAIIACCAAVACFGFLWYNTNPASIFMGDTGSLALGGLFAALSIATHTELLAVILGGLFVGEAASDVIQVGYFKLTHKRVFKMAPIHHHFELMGWQESKVVVRFWMVDLIFVLLALVCFYADWVVRSGLPI; this is translated from the coding sequence GTGATTGCCCTCATCATCGGAATCCTGGTCGCCCTGGTGGTGACGCTGGCAGGCACCCCCCTGCTGATACGGCTGGTCCACCGTCTGCACTACGGCCAGTACATCCGCCAGGATGGGCCCAAGTCCCACCTGGTCAAGCGCGGCACCCCGACCATGGGCGGGCTGATCATCAACCTGGCCATCCTGCTGGGTTGGGCAGCCTCGGCGCTCTACCGCTACCTGTCGCGGGGGGAATCCGTGTCCCTGTCGGCCATGCTGGTGCTGTTCGCCATGCTCTCCATGGGCTTCCTGGGCTTCATCGACGACTTCGCCAAGGTGCGCAAGAAGCAGAACCTGGGCCTGTCGGTCAGGGCCAAGTTCATCGGCCAGTTCATACTGGCCACCATCTACGCGGTGCTGGCTCTGAAGCTGCCCACCAAGAACGGGTACCCCAGCGCCCAGGCGGGCATCTCCTTCGTGGAGCAGCCCATCATCGACTTCAGAATGGCAGGCAGCGTCCTGTCCGTGGTGCTGTTCATCATCTGGGTCAATCTGCTGATGACGGCCTGGAGCAATGCGGTCAACCTGACTGACGGCCTTGACGGGCTGGCTTCAGGCTCCTCCATGATCGCCTTCGTGGGCTACACGGTCATCGCCTTCTGGGAAAGTTACCACTTGAAGGGCGGCAGCCATCCCGGCCATGCCTACGCGGTCTCCGACCCCCTGGACCTGGCCATCATCGCCTGCTGCGCGGCCGTGGCCTGCTTCGGCTTCCTCTGGTACAACACCAATCCGGCCTCCATCTTCATGGGAGACACCGGATCCTTGGCCCTGGGCGGGCTCTTCGCAGCCCTGTCCATCGCCACTCATACCGAGCTTCTGGCGGTCATCCTGGGCGGGCTCTTTGTGGGTGAGGCCGCCTCCGACGTCATCCAGGTGGGCTACTTCAAGCTCACCCACAAGCGGGTCTTCAAGATGGCGCCCATCCACCACCACTTCGAGCTGATGGGTTGGCAGGAGTCCAAGGTGGTTGTCCGGTTCTGGATGGTGGACCTGATCTTCGTCCTGCTGGCCCTGGTCTGCTTCTATGCAGACTGGGTGGTCCGCTCTGGGCTGCCCATCTGA